A window of the Nisaea acidiphila genome harbors these coding sequences:
- a CDS encoding carbohydrate ABC transporter permease has product MNANKTAGRVVPTLYILFLLLPIYWLVNMSFKTTNEILGSFTLYPQEFTLDNYITIFTDPTWYMGYVNSIAYVTLNTVISVAVALPAAYAFSRYRFIGDKHLFFWLLTNRMAPPAVFALPFFQLYSAVGLFDTHIAVALAHTLFNIPLAVWILEGFMSGVPRELDETAYVDGHSFWSFFLKIFVPTIAAGIGVAAFFCFMFSWVELLLAKTLTAVDAKPIAATMTKTASSSGYELGLLAAAGTLTIIPGAFVIYFVRNYIAKGFALGRV; this is encoded by the coding sequence ATGAACGCGAACAAGACCGCCGGACGCGTGGTTCCGACCCTCTACATCCTCTTCCTGCTGCTGCCGATCTACTGGCTCGTGAACATGTCGTTCAAGACGACGAACGAGATCCTCGGCAGCTTCACGCTCTATCCGCAGGAATTCACCCTCGACAATTACATCACCATCTTCACCGACCCGACCTGGTACATGGGCTATGTGAACTCCATCGCCTACGTCACCCTGAATACGGTGATCTCGGTCGCGGTGGCGCTACCGGCCGCCTATGCCTTCTCGCGCTACCGCTTCATCGGCGACAAGCACCTGTTCTTCTGGCTGCTGACCAACCGCATGGCGCCGCCGGCGGTTTTCGCCCTGCCCTTCTTCCAGCTCTATTCGGCCGTCGGCCTCTTCGACACCCATATCGCGGTCGCGCTGGCCCACACGCTCTTCAACATCCCGCTCGCGGTCTGGATCCTTGAGGGCTTCATGTCGGGCGTACCGCGCGAGCTGGACGAGACCGCCTATGTCGACGGCCATTCCTTCTGGAGCTTCTTCCTGAAGATCTTCGTGCCGACCATCGCCGCCGGCATCGGCGTCGCCGCCTTCTTCTGCTTCATGTTCTCCTGGGTCGAGCTGCTGCTGGCGAAGACACTGACCGCTGTGGATGCGAAACCGATCGCGGCGACCATGACGAAGACGGCGAGTTCGTCCGGCTACGAGCTAGGGCTACTTGCAGCCGCCGGGACGCTGACCATCATTCCCGGCGCCTTCGTGATCTATTTCGTGCGCAACTACATCGCCAAGGGCTTCGCCCTCGGGCGGGTCTGA
- a CDS encoding trimethylamine methyltransferase family protein — protein sequence MPGLEGRSGRRSGGGRRRGAKTTILDRQRPFGRIVNTFPPLNPMSPDQLGKVHDISMRILEEIGIEVMSEAARRHLKAAGAETDDASGIVRMDRVLVEELAAHAPERFTLTPWNPEKAVDIGGNVINFGMVSGPPNVHDAVRGRRPGNFADYQELMKLAQSFNVITMFGNQTLAPIDLPANTRHLDTYLANLTLTDKMFCGMSIGSGRVRDLMEMQAIARGLTVEDLAASPSAITNINVNSPRKLDKEMSDAATALAEMGQAVIVTPFTLMGAMTPVTLPAALAQQNAEALLTIALIQAVRPGAPVVYGCFTSNVDMRTGAPAFGTPENAWANLAGGQLARRYGLPYRTSSCNASNVADAQAVYETEMALWGAVMGHGNMIYHAAGWLEGGLVASYEKLVIDVEILQNMAAFLEPVDFSDAEFALDAIRETAPGGHFFAAAHTMDRFKTAFYEPLVSDWQNHENWELAGGRDASSRATEIWQQVLERYEPPPLDPGRREALEAYVARRKAEIGSGEP from the coding sequence ATGCCAGGCCTGGAAGGCCGGTCCGGGCGCCGTTCCGGCGGCGGTCGCAGACGCGGTGCCAAAACCACGATCCTCGACCGCCAGAGACCGTTCGGCCGGATCGTCAATACGTTCCCTCCACTCAATCCGATGTCGCCGGATCAGCTCGGGAAGGTCCACGACATCTCGATGCGGATACTCGAGGAGATCGGCATCGAGGTGATGAGCGAGGCTGCCCGGCGGCATTTGAAAGCGGCGGGCGCCGAGACGGACGACGCCAGCGGGATCGTCCGCATGGACAGGGTGCTTGTGGAGGAACTGGCGGCGCACGCGCCGGAACGCTTCACCCTGACACCCTGGAACCCGGAGAAGGCCGTCGATATCGGCGGCAATGTGATCAATTTCGGCATGGTGTCCGGCCCACCCAACGTGCATGACGCGGTGCGCGGACGGCGTCCCGGGAATTTCGCCGATTATCAGGAGCTGATGAAGCTGGCGCAGAGCTTCAACGTCATCACCATGTTCGGCAATCAGACGCTGGCGCCGATCGACCTTCCGGCCAACACGCGCCACCTCGATACCTATCTCGCCAATCTGACCCTGACCGACAAGATGTTCTGCGGCATGTCCATCGGCAGCGGGCGGGTCCGCGACCTGATGGAGATGCAGGCGATCGCGCGCGGTCTGACGGTCGAGGATCTGGCCGCGAGCCCGTCGGCGATCACCAACATCAACGTCAACTCGCCGCGCAAGCTCGACAAGGAGATGTCGGATGCCGCGACGGCGCTGGCGGAGATGGGGCAGGCGGTGATCGTCACGCCCTTCACCCTGATGGGCGCGATGACGCCGGTAACGCTTCCGGCGGCACTGGCGCAACAGAATGCAGAGGCGCTGCTCACCATCGCGCTGATCCAGGCGGTCCGGCCCGGTGCGCCCGTGGTCTATGGATGCTTCACCTCGAACGTGGATATGCGGACTGGCGCGCCGGCTTTCGGCACGCCCGAAAACGCCTGGGCCAATCTCGCCGGCGGACAGCTCGCCCGGCGCTACGGATTGCCTTACCGCACCAGTTCCTGCAACGCCTCCAACGTGGCCGATGCGCAGGCGGTCTACGAGACGGAGATGGCGCTCTGGGGCGCGGTGATGGGGCACGGCAACATGATCTATCACGCCGCCGGCTGGCTCGAGGGCGGGCTCGTCGCCTCCTACGAGAAGCTGGTGATCGATGTCGAGATCCTGCAGAACATGGCCGCCTTCCTGGAGCCGGTGGATTTTTCAGACGCCGAATTCGCCCTCGACGCGATCCGCGAGACCGCGCCGGGCGGGCATTTCTTCGCCGCCGCGCACACCATGGACCGTTTCAAGACCGCCTTCTACGAACCGCTGGTGAGCGACTGGCAGAACCACGAGAACTGGGAGCTCGCCGGGGGGCGGGACGCCAGCAGCCGGGCGACGGAGATCTGGCAGCAGGTGCTGGAGCGATACGAGCCGCCGCCGCTGGATCCGGGACGGCGGGAGGCATTGGAAGCCTATGTTGCCCGGCGGAAGGCAGAAATCGGTTCGGGCGAGCCCTGA
- a CDS encoding alpha/beta fold hydrolase, with amino-acid sequence MSSLANENVLIGGQRIACASFGAGEPVVLIHGTPSSSYIWRNVAPVLVQAGYRVHIFDLLGFGASERPADPAVDTSVSGQVPILESLMDVWGLESAHIVAHDIGGGVAQRFCIFHPERARTLTLIDTVSFDSWPSKRTKQQMQAGLDALIKAPDAEHRAHFRDWLLSTVVNKDRFAADALEIYVELISGPVGQASLFQHQVAHYDHRHTSEISDRLGELSNLPVQILWGEQDSWQVTDWAHKLHAAILGSALQLLPECGHFAMEDQPERISELVIGFVGGDRV; translated from the coding sequence ATGTCTTCTCTCGCGAACGAGAATGTCCTGATCGGCGGGCAGCGAATTGCCTGCGCGTCCTTTGGCGCCGGCGAACCGGTGGTGCTCATCCACGGTACGCCGTCCTCCTCCTATATCTGGCGCAATGTGGCTCCGGTCCTCGTGCAGGCCGGATATCGGGTGCATATCTTCGATCTGCTCGGTTTCGGGGCCTCGGAGCGTCCGGCCGATCCGGCGGTCGATACCTCCGTCTCCGGTCAGGTTCCAATCCTTGAAAGCCTGATGGATGTGTGGGGGCTCGAAAGCGCGCACATCGTCGCTCACGATATCGGCGGCGGGGTGGCTCAGCGCTTCTGCATTTTCCATCCGGAGCGAGCGCGGACTCTGACACTGATCGACACTGTGAGTTTCGACAGCTGGCCTTCGAAGCGGACGAAGCAACAGATGCAGGCGGGATTGGATGCGCTGATCAAGGCGCCGGATGCCGAGCATCGCGCGCATTTCCGCGACTGGCTGCTCAGCACCGTCGTCAACAAGGATCGCTTTGCGGCGGATGCGCTTGAGATCTATGTCGAACTGATCTCCGGCCCGGTAGGGCAGGCGAGCCTCTTTCAGCACCAGGTCGCGCATTACGACCATCGGCATACGTCGGAGATCTCGGACCGGCTCGGCGAGCTCTCGAACCTGCCGGTGCAGATCCTCTGGGGCGAGCAGGACTCCTGGCAGGTCACCGACTGGGCCCACAAGCTGCACGCCGCGATCCTCGGCTCGGCCCTGCAACTACTGCCCGAGTGCGGTCATTTCGCAATGGAGGATCAGCCGGAGCGGATCAGTGAGCTGGTGATCGGTTTTGTCGGAGGCGATCGGGTTTGA
- a CDS encoding carbohydrate ABC transporter permease: MNKLQNNKAWLFVLPVFALVAFNAIIPLMTVVNYSVQETFGNNEFFWAGVMWFEEILNSERFHASLGRQAIFTASILAIEMPLGVAIALTMPRKGPWVSVCLVLMALPLLIPWNVVGAMWNIFALPDIGFLGYTLNSLGIDFNFTRQPEDAWFTLILMDVWHWTSLVVLLAYAGLSSIPDAYYQAAKIDGAGSWAIFRYIQLPKLKRVLTIAFLLRFMDSFMIYTEPFVLTGGGPGNSTTLLSIDLVKIALGQFDLGPAAAMSLIYFLIILLLSWVFYTVMTRNEEQ, encoded by the coding sequence ATGAACAAGCTGCAGAACAACAAGGCCTGGCTCTTCGTTCTCCCGGTCTTCGCGCTGGTCGCCTTCAACGCGATCATCCCGCTCATGACCGTGGTCAACTATTCGGTCCAGGAAACCTTCGGCAACAACGAGTTCTTCTGGGCCGGGGTGATGTGGTTCGAGGAGATCCTGAACTCCGAACGGTTCCATGCGAGCCTCGGGCGGCAGGCGATCTTCACCGCAAGCATCCTCGCCATCGAGATGCCGCTCGGCGTCGCCATCGCGCTGACCATGCCGCGCAAGGGGCCCTGGGTCTCGGTCTGCCTCGTGCTCATGGCGCTGCCGCTGCTGATCCCCTGGAACGTGGTCGGCGCGATGTGGAACATCTTCGCGCTGCCCGATATCGGTTTCCTCGGCTACACGCTGAATTCGCTGGGCATCGACTTCAACTTCACGCGCCAGCCGGAAGACGCCTGGTTCACGCTGATCCTGATGGATGTCTGGCACTGGACCTCGCTCGTCGTGCTGCTCGCCTATGCGGGCCTGAGCTCGATCCCGGATGCCTATTACCAGGCGGCGAAGATCGACGGCGCTGGAAGCTGGGCGATCTTCCGCTACATCCAGTTGCCGAAGCTGAAACGGGTGCTGACCATCGCCTTCCTGCTGCGCTTCATGGACAGCTTCATGATCTATACCGAGCCCTTCGTGCTGACCGGCGGCGGGCCCGGCAACTCGACCACCCTGCTCTCCATCGATCTGGTCAAGATCGCGCTCGGCCAGTTCGATCTCGGCCCGGCGGCGGCGATGTCGCTGATCTACTTCCTGATCATCCTGCTCCTGAGCTGGGTCTTCTACACCGTGATGACGCGGAACGAGGAACAGTGA
- a CDS encoding ABC transporter ATP-binding protein, with translation MAKITLDDLRHAYVPNPQGPDDYALKQLDISFEDGGAYALLGPSGCGKTTLLNIISGLLTPSHGKVLFDSKDVTGLAPDQRHIAQVFQFPVVYDTMSVYDNLAFPLRNRGVAEADVDRKVREIAAMIDLEDTLENRASGLTADGKQKISLGRGLVRDDVNVIMFDEPLTVIDPHLKWQLRSKLKELHQRVARTMIYVTHDQTEALTFADKVVVMNVGQVVQIGTPVELFETPAHEFVGHFIGSPGMNILDCEVKGGKAFFRGQEVETANAGAVKDGESGPLRLGVRPEFVSLAERGIEAEVVKVSDSGRYQIVETRVGDAPVKLLVNEGVEIPTGRTALSFRADRTRIYRDGWLVASGETR, from the coding sequence ATGGCAAAGATCACCCTCGACGATCTCCGGCACGCTTATGTGCCGAACCCGCAAGGTCCCGACGATTACGCCCTGAAGCAGCTCGATATCAGCTTCGAGGACGGCGGCGCCTATGCCCTGCTCGGCCCGTCCGGTTGCGGCAAAACCACCTTGCTCAACATCATTTCCGGCCTGCTGACGCCGAGCCACGGCAAGGTGCTGTTCGACAGCAAGGATGTGACCGGGCTCGCGCCGGACCAACGCCATATTGCGCAGGTCTTCCAGTTTCCGGTCGTCTACGACACGATGAGTGTCTACGACAATCTCGCCTTCCCGCTCCGCAACCGCGGCGTCGCGGAAGCCGATGTCGACAGGAAGGTGCGCGAGATCGCGGCCATGATCGATCTAGAGGACACGCTAGAGAACCGTGCCTCCGGTCTCACCGCAGACGGCAAGCAGAAGATCTCCCTCGGCCGTGGCCTGGTGCGCGACGACGTCAATGTCATCATGTTCGACGAGCCGCTCACGGTGATCGACCCGCACCTGAAATGGCAGCTCCGCTCGAAGCTAAAGGAACTGCACCAGCGCGTGGCGCGGACGATGATCTACGTCACCCACGACCAGACCGAGGCACTGACTTTCGCCGACAAAGTGGTGGTAATGAATGTCGGCCAGGTGGTGCAGATCGGAACGCCCGTCGAGCTCTTCGAGACCCCGGCTCATGAATTCGTCGGCCATTTCATCGGCTCGCCCGGCATGAACATCCTCGACTGCGAGGTGAAGGGCGGAAAGGCGTTCTTCCGAGGTCAGGAGGTCGAGACCGCCAATGCCGGCGCGGTGAAGGACGGCGAGAGCGGCCCGCTCCGTCTCGGTGTACGCCCAGAATTTGTCAGCCTCGCCGAGCGCGGCATCGAGGCCGAAGTGGTGAAGGTGAGTGACAGCGGCCGCTACCAGATCGTCGAGACGCGCGTCGGAGACGCGCCGGTGAAGCTGCTGGTGAACGAAGGCGTCGAGATCCCGACAGGCAGGACCGCCCTTTCCTTCCGCGCCGACCGGACCCGGATCTACCGCGACGGCTGGCTCGTAGCCTCGGGAGAGACGCGATGA
- a CDS encoding ion transporter: MENGQGLRARLRHLVDSNGFSNLVTVLIVLNAIILGLETWPVAMEMAGPLLRVVDRVLLVCFCAELLMKMIGQGRDFVRQPWNWFDTIVVGIALVPSTGALSVLRALRVLRALRLLSMVPRMRMVVEALLRSLPGLGSIAGLLLLVYYVFAVMATKLYGGAFPEWFGNIGASMYSLFQIMTLESWSMGIVRPVMEVFPYAWAFFVPFILVATFTMLNLFIAIIVNSMQSIADDVARERSETATEEMKTFTHADHMELLNELKALRTEIQELKDR, encoded by the coding sequence ATGGAGAACGGACAGGGGCTTCGCGCGCGGTTGCGCCATCTGGTCGACAGCAACGGATTTTCCAATCTCGTCACAGTCCTGATCGTTCTGAACGCAATCATCCTCGGGCTCGAGACCTGGCCAGTTGCCATGGAGATGGCGGGCCCGCTGCTGCGGGTCGTGGACCGTGTCCTCCTGGTCTGCTTCTGCGCCGAGTTGCTGATGAAGATGATCGGCCAGGGCCGCGACTTCGTGCGTCAGCCCTGGAACTGGTTCGATACCATCGTTGTCGGTATCGCCCTCGTGCCCAGCACCGGAGCCCTCTCCGTTCTGCGCGCCCTGCGCGTGCTAAGGGCGCTGCGCCTGCTCTCCATGGTGCCGCGCATGCGCATGGTGGTGGAGGCCCTGCTGCGCTCCCTCCCCGGCCTCGGCTCGATCGCCGGGCTCCTGCTGCTGGTCTATTACGTCTTTGCCGTGATGGCGACGAAGCTGTACGGCGGCGCTTTCCCCGAGTGGTTCGGCAATATCGGCGCCAGCATGTACAGCCTGTTCCAGATCATGACCCTGGAGAGCTGGTCCATGGGGATCGTCCGCCCGGTGATGGAAGTCTTCCCCTATGCCTGGGCGTTCTTCGTGCCGTTCATTCTGGTCGCGACCTTCACGATGCTGAACCTCTTCATCGCTATCATCGTGAACTCCATGCAATCGATCGCCGACGACGTGGCGCGCGAGCGGTCGGAGACCGCCACGGAGGAAATGAAGACCTTCACGCACGCCGACCATATGGAACTGCTGAACGAGCTGAAAGCCCTCCGCACCGAGATCCAGGAGCTGAAGGACCGCTAG
- a CDS encoding ABC transporter ATP-binding protein, producing MALTLKGVSKRVGNAVHIHPTDLTLEPGSFNILLGSTLAGKTTLMQLMAGLERPLEGEVWFGERNVTGTPVQQRNVSMVYQQFINYPNMSVYENIASPLRVARAPEATIRERVGTMAELLRLTPMLDRLPGALSGGQQQRTAIARALVKDADLVLLDEPLANLDFKLREELRDELPRLFADRNCIVVYATTEPTEALLFGGQTATLFEGAVTQFGPTREIYRKPNNLVSAKVFSDPPINVMGCEKKGGQFEDSDGTHWTAKGATANLADGAYTLGIRPHFVTPAAAGADPVPVSGRVLVTELSGSESIIHFARGGETWVSQSHGIHAFEVGTEARLHADLSQAMYFAPDGSFAASGTTQS from the coding sequence ATGGCACTTACACTCAAAGGCGTATCCAAGCGTGTCGGAAACGCGGTGCATATTCACCCGACCGACCTGACGCTCGAGCCCGGAAGCTTCAACATCCTGCTCGGCTCTACGCTTGCCGGAAAAACCACGCTCATGCAGCTGATGGCCGGGCTTGAACGCCCGCTTGAGGGCGAAGTCTGGTTTGGCGAGAGGAATGTCACAGGCACGCCCGTGCAGCAGCGCAACGTGTCGATGGTCTATCAGCAATTCATCAATTACCCGAACATGAGCGTGTACGAGAACATCGCCTCGCCGCTCCGGGTGGCGCGCGCGCCGGAGGCGACGATCCGCGAACGGGTCGGCACCATGGCGGAGCTGCTGCGCCTCACCCCGATGCTGGACCGGCTGCCCGGCGCGCTTTCCGGCGGTCAACAGCAGCGCACCGCGATCGCCCGTGCGCTGGTCAAGGATGCCGATCTCGTCCTGCTCGACGAGCCGCTCGCCAATCTCGATTTCAAGCTGCGCGAGGAACTCCGGGACGAACTTCCCCGTCTCTTCGCCGACCGCAACTGCATCGTCGTCTATGCGACGACGGAGCCGACCGAGGCGCTGCTCTTCGGCGGTCAAACCGCGACGCTCTTCGAGGGCGCGGTCACCCAGTTCGGCCCGACCCGCGAGATCTACCGCAAGCCCAACAACCTCGTCAGTGCCAAAGTCTTCTCCGATCCGCCGATCAACGTGATGGGATGCGAAAAGAAAGGCGGCCAGTTCGAAGACAGCGACGGTACGCACTGGACCGCCAAGGGGGCAACCGCCAACCTCGCCGACGGAGCCTATACACTCGGCATCCGCCCGCATTTCGTGACCCCGGCGGCAGCCGGCGCGGACCCGGTCCCGGTCTCCGGCCGCGTCCTGGTGACCGAACTCAGCGGCTCCGAAAGCATTATCCATTTCGCGCGCGGCGGAGAGACCTGGGTCTCTCAGTCGCACGGCATCCACGCCTTCGAGGTCGGCACCGAGGCGCGACTCCATGCCGACCTTTCGCAGGCAATGTATTTCGCCCCGGACGGCAGCTTCGCCGCTTCCGGCACCACGCAGAGCTAG
- a CDS encoding ABC transporter substrate-binding protein, which yields MKKALMAAVAVTALLALPGAAVAGMAEAEKWIDNEFQPSTLSKDAQKSEMEWFIKAAEPFQGMEINVLSETIPTHEYESKTLTKAFEEITGIKVNHQLLGEGEVVQAVQTQMQTNRNLYDAYINDSDLIGTHSRLQLAVNLTDWMAGEGKDVTNPTLDVDDFIGKSFTTGPDGKLYQLPDQQFANLYWFRYDWFSKPELKAKFKEMYGYELGVPVNWSAYEDIAEFFTDHVKEIDGVRVYGHMDYGKRAPDLGWRMTDAWLSMAGAGSKGLPNGRPIDEWGIRMEEGSCNPAGASVTRGGGTNGPAAVYAIRKWDEWLRKYAPPGAADYDFYQSLPALSQGNVAQQIFWYTAFTASMVAPKSEGNNTVDENGNPLWRMAPSPHGPYWEEGQKLGYQDAGSWTLFKSTPVDRRKAAWLYAQFVVSKTVSLKKSHVGLTIIRDSDINHASFTERAPKLGGLVEFYRSPDRVNWTPTGVNVPDYPKLAQLWWQQIGDVNSGAFTPQEAMDRLASEMDQVMARMERADKGANTYGGCGPRLNPEKDPSEWLGKGGAKAKLANEKPQGETVSYDELVKRWAQN from the coding sequence ATGAAAAAAGCTCTGATGGCCGCCGTTGCGGTCACGGCGCTGCTCGCTTTGCCGGGCGCTGCCGTGGCGGGCATGGCCGAGGCCGAAAAATGGATCGACAATGAGTTTCAGCCCTCCACTCTCTCAAAGGACGCGCAGAAGTCCGAGATGGAGTGGTTCATCAAGGCGGCCGAGCCGTTCCAGGGCATGGAAATCAACGTCCTGTCCGAGACGATCCCGACCCACGAATATGAGTCGAAGACCCTCACCAAGGCGTTCGAGGAGATCACCGGCATCAAGGTGAACCACCAGCTGCTCGGCGAGGGCGAGGTGGTGCAGGCGGTTCAGACGCAGATGCAGACGAACCGGAACCTCTATGACGCCTATATCAACGATTCCGACCTGATCGGCACCCATTCGCGCCTGCAGCTCGCGGTCAACCTCACCGACTGGATGGCCGGCGAAGGCAAGGACGTCACCAACCCGACGCTCGATGTCGACGACTTTATCGGCAAGTCCTTCACCACCGGCCCGGACGGCAAGCTCTACCAGTTGCCGGACCAACAGTTCGCGAACCTCTACTGGTTCCGCTACGACTGGTTCAGCAAGCCGGAGCTGAAAGCCAAGTTCAAGGAAATGTACGGCTACGAGCTCGGCGTTCCGGTGAACTGGTCGGCCTATGAGGACATCGCAGAATTCTTCACCGATCACGTGAAGGAAATCGACGGCGTCCGCGTCTACGGCCACATGGATTACGGCAAGCGCGCGCCCGACCTCGGCTGGCGCATGACCGATGCCTGGCTCTCCATGGCCGGTGCCGGCTCCAAGGGCTTGCCGAACGGCCGTCCGATCGACGAATGGGGCATCCGGATGGAGGAAGGCTCCTGCAATCCGGCAGGCGCATCCGTCACCCGTGGCGGCGGCACCAACGGCCCCGCCGCGGTCTACGCGATCCGCAAATGGGACGAGTGGCTGCGGAAATACGCTCCTCCGGGCGCGGCCGACTACGACTTCTATCAGTCGCTTCCGGCCCTGAGTCAGGGCAACGTCGCCCAGCAGATCTTCTGGTACACCGCCTTCACCGCCTCGATGGTGGCGCCGAAGAGCGAAGGCAACAACACCGTCGACGAGAATGGCAATCCGCTCTGGCGCATGGCTCCGTCACCGCACGGCCCGTACTGGGAAGAAGGACAGAAGCTCGGTTATCAGGATGCCGGATCCTGGACGCTGTTCAAGTCCACTCCGGTCGATCGCCGCAAAGCTGCCTGGCTCTATGCCCAGTTCGTGGTTTCCAAGACCGTCTCGCTGAAGAAGAGCCATGTCGGTCTGACCATCATCCGGGACAGCGACATCAACCACGCCTCCTTCACCGAACGCGCGCCGAAGCTCGGTGGCCTGGTCGAGTTCTATCGCTCCCCCGACCGGGTGAACTGGACCCCGACCGGCGTGAACGTGCCTGACTATCCGAAACTGGCCCAGCTCTGGTGGCAGCAGATCGGTGACGTCAATTCCGGCGCGTTCACCCCGCAGGAAGCGATGGACCGTCTCGCCAGCGAGATGGACCAGGTGATGGCCCGCATGGAACGCGCGGACAAGGGCGCCAACACCTATGGCGGCTGCGGCCCGCGTCTGAACCCGGAGAAGGATCCGTCCGAATGGCTCGGCAAGGGCGGCGCGAAAGCCAAGCTCGCCAACGAGAAGCCGCAAGGCGAGACCGTCTCCTATGACGAACTGGTGAAGCGCTGGGCGCAGAACTGA
- a CDS encoding DUF2160 domain-containing protein — protein sequence MLLSWMAWTWPTAAFFAFIACCLATMTMLELRNPGGAPRDGVLGLTTTRGDRLFIWLLGSAFIFLAWLGLAGTVLWGPLGIALVYGVLVFRYV from the coding sequence ATGCTGCTGAGCTGGATGGCCTGGACCTGGCCCACCGCCGCCTTCTTCGCCTTCATCGCCTGCTGCCTTGCGACCATGACGATGCTGGAGCTGCGCAATCCCGGAGGCGCCCCGCGCGACGGCGTGCTCGGCCTGACGACGACCCGCGGCGACCGCCTCTTCATCTGGCTGCTCGGCAGCGCCTTCATCTTCCTGGCCTGGCTGGGGCTCGCCGGGACCGTACTCTGGGGGCCGCTCGGGATCGCGCTAGTCTATGGGGTGCTGGTGTTCCGGTACGTGTGA
- a CDS encoding carboxymuconolactone decarboxylase family protein: protein MPRLPKMTPEKLAPAQADLYEAITGGVRFKSGPGIDMMESDGTLRGPFNAWLHIPETGQAAQQLGVKLRFESSLSGPARETAILTVARHWRSQYEWWAHEQIALKEGMTPEEIAAVKAGEGPDGNPELAAIRAFVAELMETGDVTDQTYETAHRHTGDKGMADLVTLAGYYAMISANLNVFRVAVPDGETPPFED, encoded by the coding sequence ATGCCCCGTCTGCCCAAGATGACTCCCGAGAAACTCGCCCCGGCCCAGGCCGACCTCTACGAGGCCATCACCGGAGGGGTCCGGTTCAAGTCCGGTCCCGGGATCGACATGATGGAATCGGACGGCACCCTGCGCGGCCCGTTCAATGCCTGGCTGCACATTCCCGAAACCGGACAGGCGGCGCAGCAGCTCGGCGTAAAACTGCGCTTCGAGAGCTCGCTTTCGGGTCCCGCCCGCGAGACCGCGATCCTCACCGTCGCCCGGCACTGGCGCTCGCAATATGAATGGTGGGCACACGAGCAGATCGCCCTGAAAGAAGGCATGACGCCGGAGGAGATCGCCGCGGTAAAGGCCGGCGAAGGACCGGACGGAAACCCGGAACTCGCCGCCATCCGGGCCTTCGTGGCCGAGCTGATGGAAACCGGCGACGTCACGGACCAGACCTACGAGACCGCGCACCGCCACACAGGCGACAAGGGCATGGCCGATCTCGTCACGCTCGCCGGCTATTACGCGATGATCTCCGCCAATCTCAACGTGTTCCGCGTCGCCGTGCCGGACGGCGAGACGCCGCCCTTCGAGGACTGA